A stretch of DNA from Acetonema longum DSM 6540:
CGATAGGAACATCCGGCACCACCAATCTGATCCGGGTTCATGTAGTGGCCAATGTACTGATGCGCGGCACCGGTATTGGACAGAAGGCCGTCACCGGTAAAGTTTGCGTTGTTCATTCCTTGGCGGAGATCAAACAAAACTTCCGGCCAGGAGATATACTGGTGATTGCCAGTGTGGATGAAGAAACTGCCCCTTACGCGGCTCAGGCTGCGGCCATTGTGGCCGAGGAGGGCGGTTTGACATCCAATGCGGCCATTGTTGGCGTCAGTTATGGACTGCCGGTATTGGTCGGGGTTACGGGCGTTGTAGAAAAGTTAGCTGACGGAACTGTTGTTACGGTTGATGCAGCGCGTGGCCTGTTGTATCAAGGTGAGATTAACGCCAGATAATGTGAGCTTGAGCCGTTGAGCGGAGGACAACTATGAGGTATTGGTGGTTATTGGTTATTATCGTGTTGGGGTATGCAGTTTTCTCTTTCTGGCGCCGCTCCCGGCAATTATCATGGCAAGCCCGTTCCCTGGCCAAAAAACTCGATAAACTTGCCCGACAGCAGCCAAGAGACGCAAAAGGGGAAACCTCCTTTTTGCGCCGGATTTACCAATTGATTCAGGATAGTCTCATTACGAATGACGTAGCAGAAACTTATAAATTGCTTGATCTTCTTAAATTGGCTTACGGCGAGGGGTGCATTCGTCCGGATGAGCCCATCCATTTAATGACACTGGCTGTGAGTTTGGTACGCCAGGAAAAGACAGATCTGGCGGCAGCTTTGCTGGACGCGTATCGCAATATGCTGCGCCGTTTACCCGTGGAGTCATCGGTTATGGCCGCAGAGCAGCTGTTGGTGATCGGTACTGTCGCTGCCCGGGAAAAGCAGCCGTTTCTGGCAACTAAGGCGGCGGAAATACTGTTTGCTATGCTGGAAAAAGTTGAGTGGACCACCCATAGGCCGGACAGTGTCATTGCCGTAATACGGTCTTTAAAGGTCCTTGGCGGTTATGCTCTCAGGCGGCAGGATACAGAGTTTTTTCGGGAAATGACAACTCGCTTTGCCGTCTTTGTCATTGCTAAACCCCACAGCATTATTGTCGATGAAATTCTGGCCGCATTATCCGTCTGGATGCATCGTATCCTGCAGACGGATAATGAGACGCTGTTTGCGGTCTTAGCGGATTTTGTCTTGCACTTGGCTGACCGCAGGGCATTGCAAGATGAATCCATTGAGCGGCTGCTGCGGGAATGGCACAATTTAGCCGGCGTGGTAAGCTTGAACCCCAAAAGCAAGCTGGCCGCCGCGGTGGTTGGGCATATCCTGGAGTTAGGCAAGAGAACCGAAAATGTTGCGAACTGGACTCTGGCGGTAAGCTGCGCCGCCAAACTGGCTAAGTTGGCCGTGGATCAGAGTGGTAGTCAGCAAGCCTTTCCTTTAATTTATCCCTTATTGGATGCCGGACGAAAATTTTTATTGGCCGAATTGAAATTTGGTGAGAATGTACGCAGTGCGTTCCGTCAAAAGGCCTTGTTTATTTTGGTAAAAGAATGCATCAGCCTTTTCAATTTTGCCGCCAGACAGCAAATGCTGGCGACGATCTATGATGTGGCGGGAGAATTTTATCAATATTGGAGCGGAGATCCTGCACGGGCTATCAGCTGTAAATCGGCTAAAAAATTTTTTCAGCTTTTATTGCTCTACTGGAAACAAACTCGTGGACTTCTCCCGAAAAAAAAGCTGCCGGCAGATTTGCCTCTGATGGACCCGCTGCTTTTTTCCGAAACGGATATCAATCGCATGGTGTTTTTAGATTCTAAAACACTAAAGCTGGATGATGCGATATGAATTTTTTAAGGGGGGTATACTATGAAACCACTAGGATTAGTGGATGGAATGATCGTTAGCTTGGATGAACCAATAATATCCATGGAAGACAGGGGTTACCAGTTTGGGGATGGGGTCTATGAGGTGACCAAGGTCTATAACGGCAGATTGTTTGCGTTTGCACAGCATAGGGAACGCCTGTACCGGTCGCTGCGCGAGCTCAGAATACCCGCTGTCTGGACTGCGGAAGAATTACAGCAGTTTCATCAGTTGCTTATTGCCGAAAGCGGCATTAAAGACGGCGGTGTTTACCTGCAAATTACCCGGGGAGTAGCGCCGCGGGCTCATAACTTCCCTGAAAACGTTGTGCCCAAACTGACCATGTCCATCCGTCCCGCTGGTTCCGCCAATGCCTCTTTGCGGGAAACCGGGGCTAAAATTCTCTTTGCCCCGGATGAACGATGGCTGCGCTGCGATATAAAATCCCTGAATTTGCTGGGCAATCTTATGGCCAAGCAAAAGGCTAAAGAGGCAGGATGTTTTGAGGCGGTTATGATCCGGGACGGTGTTATTACTGAGGGCTCCAGCAGCAATTTCATGATTGTAAAAGACGGGGTGCTTTGGACCCATCCTCTGGGAAATCTTATTTTGAAAGGCGTTACCCGCACGCTGATTGTGGAAAAGATAGCGCCGGAACTGGGATTGCCAGTTATCGAGAAAGCGTTTAACACATCCTTTGCCGGCGGCGCCGATGAGGCGTTTGTCTGCGGCACTAATACCGAAATTGTGCCAGTTGTCACCATGGACAACAATCCCGTTGCCAACGGTCAGGTCGGAGCAGTTACCCGCAAGCTGCAGCAAGCTTTCAACAAATTGATTGACATCGAATGTCAACGTAATTAATAAAAGAAAAAGAGTAAAGCAGGCTATTTAAACTTGCTCTACTCTAGTGGGGAGTTTTGTTGCCAGTCTCATCTGCGGCCTCGAAACAGGGAGCGTTCAAAAAGGTTCAGATGCTAGGTCAGAGAAACGCTCGCGTTTCCGTACTAGCGAAGAATTCAAGAGACTTTTCGGCTCGGGAGAAAGCACCCACTACTGCCACTTTCCCGAAAAGTTACGGATTCTGATGCAGCGCGACGAGGACGGGCGTGAGACTGTACGTTCGGGGGTACGTCGAACGCCCGCCCGCAGGAGGCTGAAGTGACGCAGATGGGCCTTTTTCAACGCTCCCCTACATTTTAATGGCTATGTACTGCTCGACCTGAACCGGACTTTGCTCCAGCGCTCCGGCGGGAAGAATGGAAAAGTGTCGGAAGAATTTTTTGGCCCCGATATAGGCGCCTTTGGCCGCATAACGCACTGGGAACGAATTGGTATTCCCTTCGGATAAGGGGAGTATCCCCAGAGCATGATTTTGCTGATCATAGCCGAGCATGCAGAACTGTTGATTTGCTAACAGTTCTGCAGCCTTTTTGTTAAATACGATGCGGCCGTTGGGACTCACTGTGACTGAAGGTGTATCTTTTGCAATGCGTTCTTTTCGGGGCTGAAATAGCGTAAATGAAAAATCCATGGCATTCACTCCTTTTTCTTTGTTATTATTCAGTATGTGCAAAAATTTTTAAAAATATAATACAGATAGCTTTTTGTAATATATTTTTTTGAGTGAACGGCAAATGACAGAATGTAAAATAGGCATTATAAAATCGTCTTAAAGCAACTTGCAGGGAGGCTAATATCGTGAGTCAGGTTTGGCTGGAATTAATTGTGGTCATGTTAGGCAGCAGCGTGATCAAATATGTTTTTTTGAACCGGCTTGTTTGGGTTGTAATTGATTTGGTTACTCTCGGTATTTGTTATTTGGTGTTACGGCGTTATCCCTATGTGGATATGAAGACCAGCATGATCTTTTTGAGCGGACTGACATTTATTAATATATTAGTTGATCTGGGCTGGATCAGCGGTTTGTTTGGTACATTAATCTCTTTGGCGATTGTCATGTGGTTGTTATGGAAGCGTCGGGGGCCACGGCGCCCCAATATGCGATATAAGTGGCATAAATAAAGGAGACCGTTGACGATGGCTTATCGAATTTTGACCAGAACGGCATTGCTGCTTGCGCTGGCTCTTTTGTTCCAGTCGCTGCGTTTTTACCTGCCTGTGCCGGTGTTCTTTTCCACCGTTTTGATCGGTACTTTGGTAAATGCTACAATCATTGTAGCGGTTCGAACGGCTGGTGTATGGCCGGGCATGATTGTCGGGGTATTGACCCCGGTTGTTGCTTATTTTCAGCAGCTATTGCTATTGCCGCTGTTTATCATTCCGGTGGCCGTGGGAAATATGATTTATGCCGGATCCTTTTATAAAATTTTCCGGCGGGGCAATCTGCCGGCAGTAATTATAGCAGCCATGCTGAAAGCGGCCTCCCTGTACTTTGCCTTTGCCTGGCTGGTCCCTCTGACAGGACTGGCGGCAAAACAGGCGGCGATGATCATTTTTGTCATGAGCTGGCCTCAGCTTGTGACGGCAATTGCCGGGGGCTTGCTGGCTTTAGTTATTGGCAGGCGCATTCGGCAGTTTCATTCTTGATGATTCGGTAATTTAAACCGGCATTACAAAATGGAAAACTCCCGGCCAGTCTAGACTGGCCGGGAGTTTTTTCTGAGCGGATTGATTATTCGATTTCAAATACAATCACGACGG
This window harbors:
- the dat gene encoding D-amino-acid transaminase, which produces MKPLGLVDGMIVSLDEPIISMEDRGYQFGDGVYEVTKVYNGRLFAFAQHRERLYRSLRELRIPAVWTAEELQQFHQLLIAESGIKDGGVYLQITRGVAPRAHNFPENVVPKLTMSIRPAGSANASLRETGAKILFAPDERWLRCDIKSLNLLGNLMAKQKAKEAGCFEAVMIRDGVITEGSSSNFMIVKDGVLWTHPLGNLILKGVTRTLIVEKIAPELGLPVIEKAFNTSFAGGADEAFVCGTNTEIVPVVTMDNNPVANGQVGAVTRKLQQAFNKLIDIECQRN